A window of Gossypium raimondii isolate GPD5lz chromosome 7, ASM2569854v1, whole genome shotgun sequence genomic DNA:
tccttaggacttctacacgcCATATTTATCTTCTTCCAgctatcttctttattttatttttttcctgttTAATTATccaaatctttgatttatttaaatattttttctatcttaattatttattttaattgcttcattttaattttttttagatctgacttggatttgtttgcgtttcaggttgtgtcaaaatccaagtttctttccCATCATTTAGAGCCCTAAGCCAAATCCATGACTTGGACAAACTTAAAATCTTGTTCTGCACCTCATCTATATcattttcgcctattaattgtAAACTCATTCAATCAGGAAGTCATTCctcataccattacgaaagctactcgaTTAGTACTCATCCAATTACCTTATCATAAGTAcgttaccctcataagatatccttaatcCCTTTAGGATAAatctgttctcccaatatgattcttttatctcatgataaccattacatttccttcatgaaaactcaattactatcaaatagtaattaagtcattcatcataaAGACAAACGACTcatggccacatttacttttcatctatcatgtaatgtcactgagaggatatcatttacccatttcttgggctataaattccactattgtgaatgatgctacatactgcaaaAGTTATATACCCAACACACAAACTTTCGgtaccttatttatttgaactgaGGCTTTTACTTAAATCAAAGCATAAGAGTTACGCATACATAATCCAtgatccactcaggattaaagTATGCCACGCTATGAaaatcacaagtgaataaatccataaacggattcaagATCTGTTCTACTTAGGTCTTGTCCGATATACCGTCAAtccagttagtcacatctatcTCTTTATCTTCTAAGAGTCATTCACTCCAATGCCTGAGATAAAGAATCTCCCAAATTGGATTTTTTAGATAATATATTAgcctttcaattggtttgctcattttcgattagaccaAGGACATGTTTAGATTCATTTACTAATACAACTTGTCTTTCCGTATTATAATCTGACCActtaataccgcttagtattagttaagcATTAGATAGcgagtgagctaatatttgtttctatCTTTGTTTAACATACAAAAACCATTTAGgacaatataaaaagaatattaatgcaatttatggataattttattaaatcaatctgttcgaaaaaatacaagtacacaaacaaatatactacacttagagcaccagatccaacaattattattatgcatatttttatattaataatgtcacaccccaaaattgggcctagaagtttcgagggtaatttagggattttgattttgaatgagttcaaaattttaaaagtatggTAACCCGAAAATATATTTGACTATGgcttttaagaaattaaatcaatttttgaaaataatgtagAAAAcacctttaatttaaaaattggactattttgaaatttgggtcGAATTTAGGAGTACCAAAAAGGTAAAAAtcccaaagttttaaaaatttccctATTTTCCCCCACCTACAGTAAACTTACGAAAACTATTTCCCCCATCTATTGTTGTCGTCCAGAATTTCCCAAACACCATTCATCCAATTTGATTTTCCAAACTTCAATGCTCTTGCTTTTCATCATCTTTCAAGCATTAAACCTCCCTAGAATTCCATAAAAAGCATCAAAAACACCATTGATTTTACTATTGTGCAACTTGTGGGTTTTCTTGGATTTGCACCAAACGTTTGTTCTTTCCCAAACTAAGGCAATGTTTCGTTTTCCTGTTagtttttaatctaatatagTTATTTAAATCGAGTTTTAAGTTATTAATCTAAATGTTTTGTGTAAATGTCAAAAtttgggtcgttaatggtgaaatctagtattttgaattaaattgatgtttcaaagtgtttttcaactcattttgatgtgattagaaggtttctaaactcattaaagtttttttttaagtttttaaggTTTTGTTAAGTTTTCATGAAAGATGGTCATTgtatgtcgaaattttgaaaccaaattttttattagtttagagtggtttgaagtttgaaaatcatTCTTAGATAAGTAATTAGATTCTTGGAATTGATTTTAATCAAAGGGAACGAGTAGGAATTGAGATTTTTGCGTTTTGGCTAGGCTAGTCGAAAATTTCAATTCCAAGAGGAACTAGCTTAAGCCTGCTTTAGGTGAGTCTAtggtttaatatttattgtgtttactgtattatttattttggtgaaGAATCGAAACTGTTGGAACCTTCAACGAGCAAGgcaaaaggaaaggaaaagctaGCTTAGGCTTTCGGTGGCTGGGTGAAAGCACAAACGGTAAGCGTTTGGATTCGCTGCTAGTAGACACAATTCATAGTGTTAAATGGGAGCTTagaagtagcctaaacccctatgctaagtttcgagtgtaagctttcttatTCCTCTCGTTACTTTtgtgtgatatgtgattatgcAATGTGGATTGTGtattatgatttgttaatatgaTATGAGATATATGCTTGAGATGGCTATTGTGAAATATGTTAATTGTGGGCATGTTAAACACGCTGAATGACAGTGATGATGTTGTGTTAATGATGTAAATGTGCATTGAAAGTGCGTAGAAAATGGTAAGAAAATGTGTGTTTTAATTGTGGATACTTTGGCCTTGTGACCTTTTGAGactgttggatatagttggcatgtcattgGATAatgtgagtactcacccttgTGTTGTGATTTGGGGCATTGAGGCTCGGGATATTTTTgtagagataagggaatgtgagctcaGCTCCATTCACCgggatatgttggtgtgttggagagtgttggCTAAATGCTACGcttttgggatatgtttgaCTCATTGAGTCATTGGTGTGTTGAAGATCCATATATCCAATGTGTGGTGGTAGAGTgcacttttatgtttcttagCCTCAAGTGTCATTTTATCATTGAATGTAATATTATGGAATGTGATATATGCctatttattatgtaattacAAAGTTAGAAGAGTTGGTAATTGAtgcatgaatattttaatatgttactATAGTCAAACATGTATGCAATTTTGTTTTAGATGTTTTCATTTAACGCATGGCATCATGTTTATTTGGTGGTCTTTCTGatcattcactaagcttgtttaagctcacccactaTTTCTAAACATTGCAAATAGTCAGCGTCCAGTGTGGGCAGTTAGGAATTCCAAGGAAGTGATCCAAGTTAGGCGTAGTGATTGAGTAGGTGatattattgctattatttgGAACTGTGGGAATAAGGAAATGTGGTAGATTTGTTGGTTGATTATGATCATCATAGTGTTTTAatgattgtttgattttaatactCTTAGGATTTACGAATGTTTGTTACTAGTTTATTggttgtttggttgaaattatTGATGATGCTTTGAACTGcaattatgaatattttttatgtagAATCCTATGGTTATAGATTCATGTTGAAGTGGcatatgtttgaatgtgttaaATGCCCTGTTTTGCTATAATTTTACTGGCTTATATAGAGGTATCGATAATCAGGACATATGTATCGATACCTCAATGTTAAAACGAATGTGCAAGAAAACAATAGCtcattttggtatcgatactcaggTTAAAAATATAGATACTTTATGAATTGTATcaataaatttttgtgttttaaattttgcaGAGAAACAAAATGCTAAAAAAGTACGGATTTCATAAACGGTATCGATACCCATTATAAGAAATATTGATACCAACGAGTGTGTTCAATACCTACGTgacattttagaaaattttcgtTAAGCAGTCTTTAAGCATGTTCTTAACTTGATACAAGGTTGTTTAATGTATGtttagtaaatgttaatgttgcCTAGGGTATTTTAGACTTTCAACTCctataaatgattaaatgtgaCGATGTTTGTATGCAAATGAGACGTTGTGTAACGTGTGATATTGTGACGTGTGGTATGGCGTCTTGTTACTCGGGCTATGCGACTAGGCCTGGTATAAGGTATTACACATAATATGTAAGCTTAAACCTTAAACATGTAACTAACTTTATGGTAGAttataatatattcaattaacattatattattaagataaattattaaaaatatggaaCCCTATATACAATTATGGCATTATCTTgtacattttatattaatggTACTTAATATTAAATCCTAAACATGTAACTAACTTTATAGtagattataatatatacaaatagcATTGGTTAagtaattaagttattttggATTGCTATGgaacttttaatttgtttggaaTTCTTATCTTTAAGTGTTaggtttttttaataatgttgtttGGTCTATTTAAATTGTTGTGAAAttgttatgtttaatttgtttggattgttatttaactaattttattaatttgaatttatttatttttaattatgattaaattttattttaaattaatatttctttgattttatattatttttgtggatttagatttagattttttgtaatttagataTCTTACATATGattgaaaatgttaattttggatttcttgtatatatttttttttttggaacttttaatttgtttggagtttttatgtttaagtttttatgtatatttaactttttgtgaaaattattatgtttaatttgtttgagttgttatttaattactttttttagtTCGCATTTGTATGGCCCAATTTATGCCCGGACCCACACCAAAGGAaccaaataatttacaaaaaattttaacccgGCAACAACAGCCCAAACAAGCCCAAGGTCCCCAGCCCAAAATTGAGGCCCAAATACCCAAACCTCCATTAGACCCAACAGttagtcaaactagggtttcaacTTTTCTGAAACCTTAGTGCCGCCACCGTCGCATCACCAGTGCAAGTGGTACACCTGCTCCTCTGCCACCGCCTGCTATTGATGTTACCTGCAAAGCAAAAGAAACATGcaacaacaaagaaaataataaaaataatgtaaaaaaagaaaatgggcaGTTTcgattcggctataaaagcccgaATCTCctttttgtagtttttttaCGGGCCTTTAGacaaatattaagaaaaaaaaagaaaagaaatcagaGGTGATTTTTGTTCGCATTCGaatctcttttattatttttgctttattttttttatttttgttatactaaataaccaaaaaaaaacaagaaataaaaagaaacctTACCTGCGCCGCGCCAGAGGAAGAAGGGACGTGCAGTTTCTtccagtttttcgggttttggGCTCATCTTTCACGAGATTCAGCCTTGAATCCATGTCCTAGAGGCAACCCGcttcaaaaatgaccaaaaaggTCTGATTTTAGGCCTCGGGCGGCGGCACTACGGCGGAGGTCCGCCGGAACCCTAGGCCAGACCATGGTTGGATTTGAGgtttgagagagagagagctcAAAAgctctttgaaatttttttaaaaaatgggatgaaactgattttttttaaaacatttatactAAGTAAGAAACAACGCCGTTTTGGGGTTAAGCAACCATGGCCAAAAGGACGCCATTTTGCGTCGGACCCGATTACCCGACCTGACGCAGCCAGGACCCGCGTGTTTTCTGATTTGAGGGGCTATTTGCGCATGCGGTCCCTCCGCTTTTACAACATACACAATCCGatcctttttagttttttttcatttgggcTGCGAGTTTTACTtctgttttaatttggtcctcaGACCATGCACACGTGCCTCATTGGAACGACGCTGTTTGATCAGCGAGGGAATATTTCCCTTTTCGGTCCTCTTCCTTTAACGAGcgttgtgatttagtcctttttgtgcttttcattttttaatttcgaCCCTAAAACTtcgtttattttcaatttaatcctcaattagttttttatttaaattaattactttaatatatttaatacaattatattacatcattaatattgtgttattatttatttttattattattattatttcgtTCATACccttttaattccaaaattttgttatatatatacatatatacacgcattttataatatacatacgcacatatattttatgtttttatatttataaatgcatacatgttttatattctataactttaaaatatatatatatatacatgcattcttataatatatatatgtgttttacattttataactcctatatatatacatacatatattctttgttttttgtatatactttataattttaaaatataagtatacttatatacattttataatacatatatgtacatatattttataatttatatatacatatatatttgttatattttgacaattttaaaaaaatatatatgctcACATATTCTTATACTctttatagttttattaattttatttattgcattttttcactcgatgttaatttatttatttgtgtatatgttcattattattttaaaggaatGTCTTAATTATTCATCTATTTATTTGTTGTGATATGATCGATTTGTCTCTCCTATTATTTATCTCGTTTACTATGTCGTGcgtattatttatgcttacaTTATCGTGTTCATCATTGTTTGCTACTCACATTAACGTCGTGCTCTACTATTCCGAGTTAGattaatttcaatgcataaattatgattttttgaataagcaaaatcctgtgtttagattcgagaaggtcgtacctTAACTTACGgtgtttcgattttcacaataaatttaaatactcgaatcttttcaaactccaGTTTTAAACGATCTTGGGAATTAAGaagagatcgtgtcctaacttactgggcatgatccttttttctcaagttttaaattatctcgggaattaagaaaagatcgtgtcctaatttactgggcatgatcccttttttaaatccgagatagctaaatatcttttaaataagtaaatttttggcattcattcgcgcatcgggaattcaagacattgtgtcctaacttactggatataattctctttcttgattaacgtgaaatatgtcattttcccgaaaattttcaacatttcaataaaggattgtattttaaatctctttaaagttttcaatcttcgacactaagacattaattaatcaaataggtaccaattttgggcgttacgagggtgttaatccttcctcgtacgtagctgactcccgaacctatttttctgaattttgtggaccaaaatcgttgttttaataaaatcaaatcttacttttcaaggtgatccgatcacacctcatcaaaaaggattggtggcgactcccgtattcgttttcgttttcaaaatccaagtcgaccccattttcacaaaaaaatggtgtcaacagcttggcgactccgttGGGGACCCAAAATAAgcgagtcaagccacgagttggttactttttatctttttgtcgaaaatcgaaaacttggtttaaatgtaCAATCCTTTCGTTGCATTTCATTAGTCTTTATTACAATCTTCATTATTGTGGTTTATAATTGTTGTGTTGGTTTAAGTTTTAGTATCTTTCTGCATACTACATCGCATGATCGATTgatcttacccttttaagtgggagtgagaaactaagccttcatgaggttttcacctctgcATGGGATAGTAAATTGCTTCcgagatacatccgtacctatatcttcgtgagattttcatctccacaTGGCCATAgagaaatgtattcccctgaactgaacttggtATATATGAGCCTATGATGGGTGATGATCGAGGAATCTGTcagttcgggtacctttgccctagaagccaaaccgcatgtagtgaaccttaggaactcaccctaggtagaactacaccCTAGCCTTATTAGATACCCGAATATGTGTTTTATTCTTGTATTATCTTGGATTGTATATTTATGCCGGATACTGACTTTCTGTGTTTTGCTTTGAATGCATGACATTTCAACTACATggcatttcatcataaaaggcgttaGTTCATATTCGGTTGCTAtatagaaagcttgtcatggaaaagggatttcttgataaggtggaagataatGCGGCCGTCTAAGCTTGGTCAGAAACGACACAGCATGACAAAGATGATAGTTTGGCTAAAGGATATATatcagaattatgggacttTACCCGTAGTAGTGTAACTCAGAACAgtttgaaagagttgaaagaaatttaaGGTCAGTGGAATGATGAGGTTAGGCAgctattctattttaattacgaGGATTTACCGTATCTGCTAGatatgaaggtagacaagcatcTGTTTCGGGCTCTCATAAAGTTTTGAAACTCTGCCTACAGTTGTTTCACGTTCGGAAAAGTCGACTTAGTGCCTATGGTAGAAGAATACATGGCTTTACTTCAATGTTTAAAAATTCAAGTAGATAGAGTCTACTCGAGAGCTGTAAATGCACCGACCTTCTTAAAAAAAGTTGATGAACATAATcgggatgagtgagcaatgggttACAACTCGAATCCAACAGAAGGGGGATAGCAAGTGCATTCATTAGAAGAGTTTGAAAGATATAATTCTAGCACACCCAGATACGAAGAAGAGAGtagatgtctttgctttgaGCATATACGGCTCCCCAAGGCTTTGGGACATATTGATGAGGCAGTCACTGACTTGTTCGACCGACTTGATAAGAGGGTTACACTAGTCCTAGCGATTTTGGCAGAAACATTCAGGTCGCTAAATGTTGTCGGATGTGCGCAGCTTTTACTCACATGGTTCCACATTCACTTCTGGAAGGTTGATAAGGTTTCGTATCAGgtcttctctgaaaattattcaccaatGAAAGAGATAGTATCTACACCGAGGAGGGATGACATCTCGGAGGAgaagtggatggcaattctGCAGAATCTGCGTGAAGAGGATATCGAATGGAGAGCCCCGTGGTTGCTTCCAGATAAAAATTTGTATCGATGAGGCGATTTTGACTGGGTTCCCTTGTTGagaatttggggagctgttggttATGCCCCGTTGCTAGTGCTTTGGCAATATAGCTCAAAACAATTTATACCCGCAACTCATGGACTAGTCGAGTGTGAATTCTCATACAAAGGTGATggttacaaaaagaaaattcgagaaatgTCCAATGCATGGAACCAGACTCGTCGGATGAAAAGATTAGCAGTGGGTCCAATGAAAACTCCtgagtataatgaatggtgggttagaagaATCAATGACAATACCCACAAGCTGAGTCATCCCTTCTGAACTAGAAATCATAAAGTAAGACTTTGAAAGGAGAAATGcagaattagaaaagaagatagagcaaatggaagaagaaaagatgaacttGATATTAGATGCAGATGTTCAGAAACTCGAGGCAGAAAgattaagaaaagggaaaactaAAGCCGAAGAGGATCTAGATAGCTTGAAGACAGATTATAAGAAGCTGTGCTTATCGATGAGAACTGCCGGGTTGGGACAAACTTCAGAGCAGTGGCGTGAAAAGATTCAAGTAGAAAAGAATAAGACCGATAGATGGGAAAGGAAATTTCAAGAGGTCCAGGCACGAAATGAGGCTCTAGAGAAGAGTTTGTTAGagaatcgaaagaaaaaaaggcGAACTAAATGATAGAGTGGCTGAGTTAGAAGGATCTCTCCATCGGTCTCGAAATTTGAATTCTTCAATGGAATTGAGAGCAAGCTTGAGGAAAATtaaggaaatgaaagaaagaatagaagagTTAGAAACAGCattgcaaaattgtgagatctGAATCGAGTACTTAGAAGCTAAGGAAGATCGTCAAAATGAGCAGATTTACTATTTTCAGAACCAAGTTAGAAGTAGAGATCATATTATGGGAGAAGCCGTAGTTCAAATCCGAAAGGTAGCTGATCATCTACAGACTTTGGCAGTACAAGCTGATATGCTGAGCGTGAAGTATGAATTGAAATCAAGTCGGGGACAGGAGTTAGCCttgttacttaggaagattagagTCCTGAGCATTAGGGCTAAGCCGTATCTGTAATCCATCTTATGTAAGGaagtttgttttctagtaaagatttcaaaatgaaattgaattagaattgacacatttttgcattcatttcatgcattgaatcgcatcatatgcattaacgACCATTAAGATACcctaattaaatagaattatttaagttaatctGGAAAACTAGCACCCTTACGGTACCCCAGCAAAAATAGAAGACATagaccaaaaattgaaaaagctTGAACAACTCCAAAGGGGGAGACAAGACCAACTACAACTGCAAATGCAAGAGCGATTAGCCAAGATCCAACTAAATATGGTGGACAATAAAGAGATAGAGCTCTGTGAAGaagttaaagaaaaaagaagaagaagaataaggaaatgttcacatcaatgccatacatGAAGACAACTGAAAAGGGACATTGTTAGATATCAACCCTTATAAACTTgtgagtgttctaaataatcggactgcagaagaaatctctgtaatatttagagcttacttagagtaatgttcagaacacacttgttgctttcatCCTAGAGGCAATAAAAACTCCTTTTGTGAAATTGGCTCATGTCTGAATGCcattattttaatacatcattgtgatcatttttgagccaatattctttcatcctttataaataatcatttttgattctttcattcttttgaattttctcccaaattattctttcatttattcatagccatattgcacaaataattattcataaatccatacattctttgtatattcttttgtacctacaataggtccctaaatatcaatgacatgagtgacgctgatACAAACTTAGAATCTCATTTTGAGTGAAACATGTGTTTaaagggatctcatgactttgtagatgacatagattgtaacCTATCTCTTGATTTGTTAATGACGGTAGAACAAGATGAAAAAACAGATCATTCCTTACACGGAATCAAgtggaaattgtgagcttaggaGAAGAGAAAGAGGTGAAGATCGGAGCCTGTATCACTGTAGAGACAAAACGAGATGGcattgagttactccaagaattcaaagatgttttcgcaTGATCGTACCAAGATATGCTTGAGCTACTAAGACGTGTGGACACTGTTAAAGCTAAGAAAATCTTGGAAGAGGTCTATAAGGGTGTCTGAGGAATACATgctaatggttttacaatggccaagcaaatcatgagattcgggtactgctggtccaccatggaaggggattgcatcagTTGTACCAAGAAATGTCAtaagtgccaaatttatggagacaagatTCATGTACCTCCTTCAtcccttcatgttatgacttttcCATAgactttctctatgtggggcacaAATGTCAGTGGGCCGATCTCGTCAAGAGCTTCTAAcggtcatcgattcatctttgtggtcgtcgattactttactaagtgggtggaagctgcttcatatgccaatgtcacaaagtcaaCGATCAGCAAATTCTTGATAGAATTCATACGTCCGTATGAAATGCaaaaaaaggatcatatctgacaacgtactaaatttgaacaatagtacaatatcaaaagtttgcagtctgttcaagtTTAACGCCATATCACCAAAAaaaactctaccggggcaatgcctttctctttaGCTTATCACggttatccatcatggtcaaatatgccaaaagcaaatgatacgagctcataaaagaaaaggaaagggtTCACCCTAGAGGATTCCATAAGAAGGACCTaatattgaagaagatccttcccatacaaaaaatAACTTCAtaagaaagtggatgccaaactaggatggaccttatgtggaaggccttatctggaaaaaCGTTAATTTTGATcggaagggataacaaggacttgcgtAATCCTATAAGTTTAGATtcaataaaaagtatatttcaaaaaaagaagaagaaaaaaagaaaagaaaaagaaaaagaagaaaa
This region includes:
- the LOC105763479 gene encoding uncharacterized protein LOC105763479, translated to MSNAWNQTRRMKRLAVGPMKTPEYNEWRNAELEKKIEQMEEEKMNLILDADVQKLEAERLRKGKTKAEEDLDSLKTDYKKLCLSMRTAGLGQTSEQWREKIQVEKNKTDRWERKFQEVQARNEALEKSLLENRKKKRRTK